AGGCATATTCTTCCTGGCCCGATTCACTCTGAAATCTGATGTTGGACCCTTTGGCAAAATTCTGGCCCAGAAAATGGGAAGTGCCGGCCTGGAGCGCCCTTTTGTCCTGCATCATGGCCTCAATGCAGGTGGTGTCATCTGCTCCGGGGAACCGTTCGGATTCACTCTTGCGGCCTTTGACGACCGGCATGGCCAGGTGCTCTTCAACAAACTTGGCGTAAAGTTCCAGCATCTGAAGAGTACGGTCCATGGCCTCATCTTTGGTGGCATGGGCCGTATGCCCTTCCTGCCATAAAAATTCACTGGTCCGCAAAAACATGCGCGTACGCATTTCCCAGCGCACCACATTGGCCCACTGATTTAAAAGGATCGGCAGATCTCGGTAAGAGGAGGTCCATTTAGACATGGACTCACCGATAATGGTTTCGGATGTAGGCCGGACAATCAGCGGCTCGGTGAGTTCACCGGCCGGTACAAGCCCGCCGTTTTCACCCTTTTCCAGTTTATGATGGGTGACAACGGCACACTCTTTGGCAAAGCCTTCCACATGCTCGGCCTCTTTTTCAAGATAGCTTAGGGGAATAAATAATGGGAAATAGGCGTTTTTTACCCCGGTCTCCTTGAACATGGCATCCATCTGTCTCTGTATATTCTCCCAGATGGCAAATCCCCAGGGTTTAATCACCATACATCCGCGGACCGGCGAGTTTTCCGACATGTCCGAGGCTTTTACCACCTCCTGGTACCACTGGGGATAATCTTCTTCCCGTGTGGGGGTGATGGCAGTCTTAACTTTCTTTCCCATTTATTTCCTCCGCATTTAGAGTCATTGCGTCAATCTCTTTTATCAATTCATCCACAAGACATGCTTGGTCAATTTTACGGACAACTTTACCCTTTTTAAACAAAATTCCCTTACCGTCACCGCCGGCAATACCGATGTCCGCTTCTTTGGCTTCGCCCGGACCATTGACCACACATCCCATAATCGCAACTTTAATCCGTGCTGTGCGCTCAAGTAAAGCTTTTTCTACCTGTTCGGCAATTTTAAACAAATTTATTTTACACCGTCCGCAGGTGGGACAAGAAATAAGCTCCGGACCCCTTTGGCGCAGGCCCAATGCCCGCAAAATTTCAAATCCGGTACGGATCTCTTCCACCGGGTCCCGGGTCAGGGAAACCCGGATGGTGTCCCCGATGCCTTCGGACAGCAGCATGCCGATGCCGATGGCAGATTTGGTGATACCGGCATAAAGGCCGCCCGCCTCGGTCACTCCCACATGAAAGGGCACATCAGTCAATGGCGCAAGCTGCCGGTAGGCCTCCACGGTACGTTCCACATCCGATGCCTTCAAAGAAACCTTAATATCATAAAACCCCAAATCTTCTAAAATCCGGATATTGGCAAGGGCGCTTTCCACCATTCCCTTGGCCGTTACACCGAACTGTTTTTCGATCTCTTTCTCCAAAGACCCGCCGTTTACTCCGATACGAATGGGAAGCTTATGGGCTTTGGCACAATCCACCACAGCTTTTATTTTATCAGCCGAGCCGATGTTGCCCGGATTGATCCGCAGCCCATCTACGCCGGATTCGGCCGAAGCGATGGCCAGGCGCCAGTCAAAATGGATGTCGGCAATCAAAGGAATATGAATATTCTCTTTGATTTCTTTTAATGCCTTGGCCGCCTCCATATCCGGCACGGCTGCCCGGACAATGTCGCACCCGGCCTTTTCCAGGGACAATATCTGATTTACAGTGGCTTGCACATCCTGGGTCTGGGTGTTGGTCATGGACTGAACCGAAACCTGTGCATCAGACCCCACAGGCTGTGACCCCACCTTTATCTGCCGGGTTTTCCGGCGTTCTTTGAGCAGCGGCATAATTAAATCCTTATTTTAAAAAGCAAATGCCTGCATCGCGATCTGCCGGATGCAAGCATATATTTATAGTCGATTAAACTACCATATTGGGATAGTTTTTTTCAAGACGTTGATGCCGGATCGAAGTCCGGGATAGTGGTATAAAGCCAACAGGATCTTGAAGCCCTATCATGTCGGTGCAACGGTGTGTAACCTAATCATAATTTTTCCCCAAATTATGTAAGCGATTGGGCATTGAAAGCTTATTTGCAACCTGCATTTAAATTGAATTATAGGCCATCGAACAATCCCGCCTCTTTGCAAGCCTTCAAAAACGGTTCTTTTAAAAAATTTGCTTCGGCATATGGTTTTTTCTCGGCGCTTCTGGAGAGTGTTTTTAAAAAATCATCTGGTTTCCGGTTGTCTTCCTGCCACTCATCAAGCACTTGCTCAATCCAATATTTGCCGTCGCTCTCTCCACAGCATTTGGCTTTATATCGTTCCCGGATGCCATAAACATCATCCCAGGTATTGATCTGTTCCTGCAACGCCTCCGGTCCAAAGGATATTTCGATGTCCTGCGGCTCGATGTTTTCCCAATCCTCACACTCCAATTTCAGGCTCAGTTCAATTCTATGGGAATTGGCCGCGTAAGGATAAAATGATTTCCGTTTTCCGTTTGTTTGGGTTAGCAAAGGATCTTTCGAGTTGTATGCAGGATCTTTGGTGAGTTTATAAGAACTGTTGCACTCATGGCATGCCGGTGCCAGATTTTTAAAATTAATCGAATTAAACGGATATATGCCTTTTGGCAGATAATGATCATATGCTTCTCTTTTGCTGTGATACACGCTTTTAACGTCATGAATGCCGCAGAAGGGACATTTACCTTTTTTATTTTTCGTCATAAAGGCGTGGTAGTGATCATCTATGCTTCCAATTTTCTTTTTTACATCCGCCAGGCCTATCAATTTCTGTGAGTAAAGCCCCTTAAAAAAGTTAGAGAGCTGCCCTGCAAGCTCGGGGTGGAAAGCTTCGAGTTCACTGTACCGGACCGTAGAGATAGACCGATCATTACAGCAAATTTTCTCAATCTCATTATTCGCCGCATACCATGAGGCAAGTTCCGTAATCTGAGCGTTGGTAAGGTTTGAAAAAATTTGATAGATACGCTCCACATGCCCATTGAAAAAATCTGCACCCTTTGTATCCGAATAATGAAACGCCTCTACCAACTCTTTCAATTCAGGCAGATCATCAAACAGGGTAAAGCTATAGGGGCCTGACACAGGGGCCTTGCACCAGACTTCAAAAAAAATAAAATCTAAAAAATGCTTCAGTATTTCCATGGGATGCGGAACATAGACATACGGAAACAGCATCACTCTTTATCCTTTTCCATACTGTCGAGCAGGGTTTTGGTAAAAAGAACCTTCTCGATTGAATCCCCGAGCCGTTGATTGACCTCTTCAAGAAGCGTTTCTTTGTCTTCTCCGGCTTTAAATCGTTCTTTCAGTGTATTCAAAATTTCCTGGGCATAGCCGCCGATGGTCTCTTTTTTATCAAAAGTTTTCATGGTGATCTTGTTGATGGAAGCGCCAAGTGTATTGTAATCAGGCCGTTTAACAGTAACGATCTGATTCTCTTTTTTAAAAATCATCACTTTCTCAGGCTCACTGTCTGATATCAGAAACGGGGTGTGGGTGGTGATCAGCATCTCCCGGATGGTCTTTCGATAGGAAGAGGCAAAGCAGTCCCTGATTCGTGAAATCAACTTTGACCGCCAGTCCGGATTGAAATGGGTTTCCGGCTCGTCCAGCAGAAACAGCGCATTTTTATCTTTGAACAGCAGGCAAAGCCCCAGGGTGTGCAGAAATTGGTGTTCCCCGTCGGAGAGAGATTTGGCATAAACAGGATCAGTCACCCCTTGTTTGAACAGGACCAGATCTTCAAACCGGATTATCCGTTCATTTAAAGCCGGTACCGGCACGGTTTCATTCACATAAAGGCTTTGGGATCTGTACAGATCTTGTTTCAGCCTATCACTGACCGAATACAGGTTCAAAAAAATCAGGGTCTGGAAACTTTGGAACAAATCAATTATGCCGAAAAAATGGTTTTGAAACGCCTTTTTAGTTTCCGGCGTCACCCAATAATCCAGAACCAGGGAATCGGTTTCATTATCGTAAAATGAACAGGTTGCGCAGTGGGTCAACCGGTCAATGATGCCGATTTTCCGAATTGATCCGTCTTTGAAATGAGATTCTTTCTTTAACCCGGTTGTTAATTCGACCATAAAATCGGACCGAAAATCAGATATTGATCCCTTAAAATATTCTATAGCCTCTTCATCGTCAGAGGTAACACGATGATGCTGCCGGATAATAATCCGAAATTGCTTCAAGCCTTCCACACCCACATCCCGCTTGAATGGGGCCAGGGCCTCTTCATCCTGAAATAAAAAATTGCAGATCAAGACGGCCTGGCTCATCTGGGTATCCAGAAAGGCCATACCGCCTTCAATGCCGGGATAATCCGACTGCCGGGTAAGATGATAAAGGTACGTATCATAATTGATGAACCGCATCTTAAAAAACGGGAGGCTTAAAATCTCATTTTCCCCGGATGAATAGGCCAGAACATATTCAGGCAGCATTTGGGCGGCCTCGGTTCTGGACAGGGGCTTGTCCGCATCCACAGCCGGATGATCGAGCAGGTACACCCTGGCGCTGCTGCCTGGAACCTTGACGATCTTAATATGGACCAGAACTTTGTGATCTCCGTATTCCGGACTCACCGGCGGGAAGGTCATGTATTCCAGCTCGAAGGCATCGGGCACGGATTTCTCGTCCCGGAATCCTTGCGGGTTTTCCTCTTCGTCATAATCAAAGCCCTCCGGGCGGATGGTCAGGTACTGGCACGCCAAATGGTAAAAAATGGCGGCCAGGGCTTCGAGTACGTTGGATTTCCCGCTGCCGTTTGGCCCGGCCAGAACATAAGGCGCAAACCCTCCCCGGCTTTCGCTTCGATCCCATTCGGTTTGAAAATAGAGCTCAAATCCCTGCTGTAGACACCGAAACGGCTCGTTTATTTTCAACCGCAAAAGGATCATGAGACAGAGCGGATCTCCATGCGGTTTTCCTGCTCGTTAAACACCTGGACGACCCTACCCTGGGCCAGCATTTCAAAGAGCCAGTCCCGGAACAGGTCGTAATCGGCCACGCCCAGGCGAGGTGCATCTTCATCCATGACGTCAATAAGCTTTTCTTCTGCTTCCAACCAGAAATTGTCCAGGAACAGTGCGCCGTTTTTCGCATCGGATATAACCCCGTTAAACAGGCGGTGCAGAATTTGCTCCCGGGTTTCCGGCGTTTTATCCGGTTTGTCTTGAACTGTCAGTACCGATTCCCCGACTTGAGGCACAACCGTTTTAATATCCTTTGATTTCAAGTCCACCGTGGTTGGAATCCGGCTGAGGTCCAGTTCACCATTGAAGGCTTTCTGGCTCAGTGCACCATACAGGGTTTCAAGATCGTTGAAACTGTTTTGGTATTTATCTTTTAGGATTTCGATTTTTTCTACGATGGCAGCGAATTGATTTTGAAATTCTATCGGAGGGCAAATTATTCTAATTGCCTTCAGAGCTGTTTGATTTATTTTAAAAATTCCACTGGTCGTTCTCGCGCATAACTCTATCTGAGATCTAATAAACCGAGTTTTCCAAAGCTGATCAATGAAGGATTTGTTAATCTTGTCCGTGCTTATTGTTAAACTAATAATCGTATCAGGAAATATAATGTCTGTATCTTTACCCTTAAAAAAATATCCTTTTCCAACAAGATTAATATTTCCGTTCCCCCGGCAAACCAAAAAATCATTCTCAGTTGGATAATAATTTTTTATTTCCCCATTGAAAAAAGCTTCTTTAAATATTTCACGGAAATTATTCCCAGTAATTGAAGACAACGTAAAGACTTTACCTTTTACTCTTCCGTTTTTGGAAGGAGACAGACCATTCTTATATTTATCTACGAAATCATCAATGGGCTTTTGGTCCCATCGCTTCTCATTCCAAACCGGATCACCAAACATTTCCAGAAAAGTGCTTTTCAACAACTCATCCAGATCTGCGATGCTCTTTTTGCGTCTGGCAATCAGGGATTCTACTTTGGATAGAAGTGTGGCGATTCGGGTTTGGTGATCTAAATCCGGCGCACCATTTTTAAAAGGAATTGGAACTTTTATTTTTTTAAGAATATCTTGAGTTATTGATTTGAAGGTTGAACCCGTACCCAAATTAGCGATTCGATCTTCATTTATTTTGAAAAAATAATAGAGGTAACCAGCATGGATACCTGAACGGGGCCTGATGGCTGATAAGCCTCTACCGATAATTGATAGTCTATCACATAAATTTACAGAGCCTACCGGTGCTCGAACAGAGATTAAAATATCTCCAGGTTCAGCTTCTTTTCGTTTTTCACTGTTACACCACATCCTAACTTTGGGATATTTTTCTTGGAAATCGGCTTTTCCTTGGAAAAACGGCAAGCCATCTTCAACACTATTATACGTTTTTGAAGGTGGCGATTGGCCAGCTATTACATCAGCTATTTCACCAAGCTGTACTCTTTTCATCCCACCATCCCCTTCAACGCCAGCAACTCTCGCACAATCCCACTCTCGACTTTCATCAAATCAATTTCATCCATATCTCCCACCTCATTGGCAATCAGCCGGTCCAGGATCGTGGACGGTTTTTCATATTCGATTTCTTCAAACACCATCTCCTTGTACCGGCTGGGGGACAGATCATACTTCTCATCTTTAATCTCCTGGTAGGGGACAAAAAAGCCTTTGGGGTTTTTGCGGTCCGTGTCCGTTTCGGGGTCCCGGGTGTTGAATTTGGCCACTATATCCTGAAGATCACCGGACGTATCAAGCTTGTTTCGCTTGTCATCCAGAGAATAGCCGTCTGATTCCATTTCATAAAACCAGACATTCTGGGTGGCGGGCTCGGTGACTTTATCCTCTTTATCATAGACTTTGGTAAAAACCAGAATAGCAGTGCTGACCCCGGCATAGGGTTTGAACACCCCGCTGGGCATGGTAATGACCGCCTTGAGTTCACAGCGATCCACCAAGATCTTCCTGGCCGCCACAAAGGCTTTACCTGAGCCGAACAGCACGCCCTGGGGCACGATAACACCGGCAGTTCCCCCTTTTCGGAGCATCCGTACCATGGTTTCCACAAATAAGAGTTCGGTCTTGGTGGTGGACAGGGTTAAATCCTCGTTGATGTCCCCCTTGTCAATGGAGCCGGTAAAGGGGGGATTGGCCATGATGATCTGGTACTGGTTGGGTTCGTTAAACCCTTTGCTCAGGGTATCCTTGTAATCCAGCAACGGCTCGTCAATGCCGTGCATCATCAGGTTCATCATGCCCAGGCGGATCATGGTGCTGTCGATATCATAGCCGTAAAGGCTTTGGTCCAGAATCTTTTTGGAATCCTGGTCATAGGCTGCGCTGACCGAGGTTCGGATAAAGCCGTCCTCATCCGGTTTTAAATCCCGGTTCCCTGCTTTTCCGGCGATATCCGTCACGATGTACTGATAGGCCCCCAACAGAAAGCCCCCGGTACCGCAGGCCGGATCACCGATTCGATTCCCAAGCTGGGGCTGAACCAGTTCAGCGATCAATTTAATGATATGGCGGGGGGTTCGAAACTGACCGTTTTTCCCGGCCGAGGCGATTTCAGAGAGCAGGTACTCATAGACATCCCCCTGGATATCCTGGAATGCCTGGCCTTTGTCCGATGAATCCTTTTCCATGATCCGGAAAATTTCATCAATGGTTTTGACCGCTTCCACCAGGAGCATGGGTTTGGGGATAATGAACACAGCATTTTTCATGTGATGGGTAAAGCCGGATTCCGCCCCGTTCATGTCCTTTAAAAACGGAAACACCTTGGTCTGGACATGGGTTAGCATCTCTTCAGCCTTCATCCGCTTAAAATGGCTCCAGCGCAGTGTGCTGCGATCCACCTCATGGGGTTCTTGATCCTTTTTAGGCTTGTCCCTGTGCTCGGGCGGCACCCAGACGTCTTCAAATCTTGAAATATAAGGCTCGCCGGTAAATTCGGCATCAGACTGCTTTTTTAAATCCATCTCATCCAGCCGTTTCATAAATAGCAGATAGGTAATCTGCTCGATGGCAGTAAGGGGATTGGATATCCCGCCGGCCCAGAACTTGTTCCAAAGCTGGTCGATCTGTGATTTTAATTCAGGATTATGTTGAAGCATGGTGTTTTCTTAACTCTCTTTTATTTTCCAGTGCCCGCCTTTATCCGGGCCGATGCGCTCAAGAAGGCCATTTTTTTTGAGCTGTGCAATCTGCCATTCGATGCCTTTAGGTGTCAGTCCCGTCTCCTCGGCCAGCCGGGCCGTGGTGATATCCGGCGTTTCACGGATTAACTCAAGGATAATCTCCCGGGTTTTCTTCCTAGTTTTCTCCCGGGGTTTCACCCTAGTTTTCTCCCTAGGTTTTTCCGCATCCCGTGGGGTTATATAACTTGGCCTTGAAAATACAAGGGAAAACAACGTATCGTATTCGATTTTTACCGGGGGGCAGTTTTCGTTTTTAAGGGCTTCATAAATGCGCTCAATGCCGGTGCCCATCTTTTCAATATAGTCGCACCGTAACAGCAGGGCTGCGATATTGGGGTTGCGGCAGACACTTCGTTTACCAAAATCCCTTTCCGGTAAGCCCCTTGGCAGACCGCCGGGGTTATGAATTTCCACCCGGTCATCAAAAACTTCCACCATGACCTGGGCACCCTGTTCAAAATAATCCCGGTGGCAGACGGCATTGACCACGGCTTCACGCAGGGCCACTTCCGGCAGTTCCAGGATCTCCCGGCGACGGGGGCTGTCGTTGGTGATCTCCCATCGAAGCTGGAGATGCTTTTTTAAAAACAGCAGGGCATCTTCAACATTTTCAAGGATATTGCCGGTCAGCTCCTTGCGATCAAGGATATAGGCTTTGGTCGTGCCTTTAAAAAGGGCGCAGACCACATTGACATAGGGCTGTCTTGCTGCCGGATCTTTAGCAAAAAAGAGCGTACCGGTCTGGTTCAAGTAGAACCGGCCCTCTTTTTCGTCACCGGCCCCGAGATTGAAGAGCAGATTTTCCGTGTCGCCTCTCTGGGTAATGCCGGAGAGAGATAGAAAGTGTTCCAGTCGGGATTGATCAACCACCTCTTTCCAATCCAGATCCATCCTAAGCTGCTGATCAAATCGCACCTTTCCTTCGGACTGGATAAAAGCGGTGATATCGGCGGTACTCATCTTATGAGAGCTGGCACCGTTTCTCAAATAAAAACCTTTGGCGCATCGGTGGGGGCGGTTGGCCCCTTCGGGTACATGGATGACAACGATTTTTTGTTCCGGCAGTTTTTCAATGAAGATGGCCACCGGGGGATCGCAAGCCGCTGCCATGGTTTCGATTTTGGAAAAAAGGACATTTGAAAATTTGCAGCCCACAACCTGGTTATCGTCATCTACGCCGATAAAAACCCGGCCGCCCGAAGCATTGGCAAAGGCCACAAGTTCCTTTGCCAAATCCGCGTTTACATTCTGCTTGAACTCCAGGGTGTAGCCTTCCCCTTCTTCAAGCACCAGGGCCAATTCTTCAGGCGTTGTTTTCCTGCGGATCATGCGGCCAGCTCTGCGGTCAATGCCAATATCTCATTGATAACGGCCGGACTGAATACCCCCCGGATGCCCTGGGGATGAATCACGGTAAAGGGGGACTGGATCAGATCTTTTTTCTCTACTTTTTCCCGTTCAAGGATGAATTCCTTGAGCAGCCTTAAAAACTCCAGTTGTCTGGAATTCAGGTCCGTATGTGATTTGATGAACTGATCAAATGCTTTTGTGACGGTATGAGAAAACGATTCAAGGCGTTCAACCCCTAAAATATGGCGGATGAACTGAATAAAATTGGCATTGGGACGTTGATACACTTTTTTCAACAACTCTTCGGTAATATGGGGATGGGCATCCGTCAAAACGTCAGCCAGGGTCTGGATATCGGTTTGAGAAACCGGCTTCTTTTCTTTAATTTTTAAAAGCACCGGGTTGTTTTCCACCAGCGCCAGGATTTTTGCCTCCACCATCTCCTTATACCGGGTAATGCTGACAGCCTCATGCTCAGGCCCGAATTCAACATATTCTTTTTGCTTTACCTTGTCTTTGAGATCCAGTTCAATGGGTGATACCGGGTTGTCTTTTTCTCTGAATTTCATCAAAGGGCCAAGCTTTTCCACAAGACGATCCAATGCGTCATCGGACACATTTTTCCAATAGCTTTCTTTTTGGGACTGCTCAATCAAATCCTGTTGCCGTCTTACAATATGCACGGACAAAGGCAGTTCGCCGATCTGGGCGATGACTCCGGATCTTAAGACATCAAACCGACGTTTATCATTGGAAAACCGTGCAATAGAGACCTCAAGTACATCCTTTTCAAACCGCATGGCCTTGAAGTCCGTATCGGAAACAGTTCTGAACAGTGGTTTGATCTGAGTGCGTAAAAATTCAAATTTTTCCTGGTTCGGCTGAATCCAGAAATTGTCTTCTGCCAAACGATTTAACGGTACTGCCGCCTCTTTGATGACCACAGAGGATGCCGGCAGTTGATCAATCTGTCGTCGAAGGATCTTAATTTCTTTTTGGGTAATGTCTTCTTCGGCAAGGTGCATCGCTGTTTCAATTTTGTCCAGTCTGATACCAAACAGCCTGACCGGCAGCGGCAGGCCCGGATCAATCTTTTTGCCTTCCGGCGTCAGCTTGAAATACTCAAAATTATCCCAGCAGTCCATGATCAAAAAGATCTGCTTTTCAAGGCACCAGGGCTTGGCTTTGGCCGGTTCCAGAAGACGGGTACCCCGGCCGATCATCTGCCAGAACTTGGTGTAGGAATAGACCGGCTTGGCAAAACAGAGATTGACGATTTCCCGAACATCAATGCCTGTGTCCAGCATATCCACACTGATGGCAACCCGGGGCATATCCTGATTGGTAAACTGATCTAAAAGGCCTCCTTTTCCATACACTCTGGGGTCATCGGACACCATCACCTTGGCAAGCTCCCCATTGTATTGCGGGAAAAGGGTATCAAACACCTCTTCCATGCGCCGGGCATGGGCCTTTGAAGAACAAAAGAAAATGGTCTTTCCCGGCAGCACCCCGTTTTGATCCTTGATGCATTCTTCCATGAATTCTTTCACAATCAAGGTATTGGTTCCCCGGTTGATCACCTGTTTTTCAAGCTGGGTGCCTTCAAAATTGATCTCTTCGATATCCACGCCGTCCAGCAGCAACTTTTTTTGATCTTCCAACGCAATGGTTCGTTTACTGATGCCATCTGCCTGGAATCTGGTCTGAATTTTCATCACATGGAAGTTACTCAGGTACGGCGGTGTATTGTTAACCGCCTCTTCAAAGGTATAGGCAAATGTCGGCAGCCCATTCTCACAATCAAACAGGGAAAAGGTATTGTGGTCAATCAAATCCGTGGGGGTTGCCGTCATCCCCAGATTAATGGTCTTGAAATAATCCAGAATTTCGCCGTAGGTGTTGTAAATGGAGCGATGGCTTTCATCAATAAATATAAAATCAAAAAAATATGGAGATAAATACTTGTTCTCATTGCGAATGATGTTGAGCATGCTGGGATATGTGGAAACATAAATTCTGCGATCCATACGTATCAGCTTTTCCCCCACATTGGGCCATCTGGGCTCGTTGGGCAAATGCTCTTTAAAGGCATCCAATGCCTGCTCCCGCAATGCGATACGATCCACGAGGAACAGGATTCTTTCCGTATGGCCTGCCCGCATCAGGGCATCAACCAACGCAATGCTGGTGCGGGTTTTTCCGGTACCAGTTGCCATGACCAGCAGAAATGATCGTTTCTTTTTCTCAATGCCTTCAAGAACGGAACGGATGGCCCGAATCTGATAATCCCGGCCGGCAATCTGCGTGTTTATCAATTCCCGGGTAAGCGGTTTATGATTTTGCCGGATATAATTCAGCCGCTCCAAATCATCCAGCGTGGGGTAGCCGATAACTTTTCGGGGTGGATAGTTTTCAAGGTCCCAAAAATAAATTTCCAATCCGTTTGTATAAAAACAGAACGGCAAAGATCCACAAGTTCGCTTCTGAATATTGTAGCAATACTGTTTTGCCTGCTCTCTGCCAATGCTTGCATCCTTACTCGTTTTTTTTGCTTCCACAACAGCCAGGGGGGTACCGTTTTTCCCCAAAAGAACATAGTCGCTGAACTGATGGCCCTGATAAGGTGTTTGTGTCTCGGCAACGCCCTCAGGAAGATCAACAAGGATATCGTATTCCTGTACAACCTGAGTGGGATCATCAATATTCCATCCAGCCTTTTCAAGCTGTTTGTCAATCAACTCCACCCTTGTCTGTTGCTCTGTTTTCATACCGGATAATTTTTCAGTTTAGTCGGACTTTATCAAAATAGTATATTCACCAATTGGCTTGTAGAAAATTCATGGGAAGATGACATTTTGAACCCCAACGTTTAATCATCGTCAAATCAAATAAATATCATATAATTGGCTGTTACGCTCCCTTGTTTTTTTACATGTATCTTTGTATTGTGCGTTTTAATATGAAAAAATCCTCAAAAAACAGGCTCACCATACATCAGCAGGCGTTATTTCCCAAAGATACCCTGTTTGATAAAATTGCAAGGGCGGTATGCCGGTCACAGACGCTGCCGAGAAAAGAGCTTTACGAAGCATGGGAGGTGGCAAAGCGGATCAGAAGGCATTTCCGGGG
This window of the uncultured Desulfobacter sp. genome carries:
- a CDS encoding helix-turn-helix domain-containing protein, whose product is MIRRKTTPEELALVLEEGEGYTLEFKQNVNADLAKELVAFANASGGRVFIGVDDDNQVVGCKFSNVLFSKIETMAAACDPPVAIFIEKLPEQKIVVIHVPEGANRPHRCAKGFYLRNGASSHKMSTADITAFIQSEGKVRFDQQLRMDLDWKEVVDQSRLEHFLSLSGITQRGDTENLLFNLGAGDEKEGRFYLNQTGTLFFAKDPAARQPYVNVVCALFKGTTKAYILDRKELTGNILENVEDALLFLKKHLQLRWEITNDSPRRREILELPEVALREAVVNAVCHRDYFEQGAQVMVEVFDDRVEIHNPGGLPRGLPERDFGKRSVCRNPNIAALLLRCDYIEKMGTGIERIYEALKNENCPPVKIEYDTLFSLVFSRPSYITPRDAEKPREKTRVKPREKTRKKTREIILELIRETPDITTARLAEETGLTPKGIEWQIAQLKKNGLLERIGPDKGGHWKIKES
- a CDS encoding N-6 DNA methylase — translated: MLQHNPELKSQIDQLWNKFWAGGISNPLTAIEQITYLLFMKRLDEMDLKKQSDAEFTGEPYISRFEDVWVPPEHRDKPKKDQEPHEVDRSTLRWSHFKRMKAEEMLTHVQTKVFPFLKDMNGAESGFTHHMKNAVFIIPKPMLLVEAVKTIDEIFRIMEKDSSDKGQAFQDIQGDVYEYLLSEIASAGKNGQFRTPRHIIKLIAELVQPQLGNRIGDPACGTGGFLLGAYQYIVTDIAGKAGNRDLKPDEDGFIRTSVSAAYDQDSKKILDQSLYGYDIDSTMIRLGMMNLMMHGIDEPLLDYKDTLSKGFNEPNQYQIIMANPPFTGSIDKGDINEDLTLSTTKTELLFVETMVRMLRKGGTAGVIVPQGVLFGSGKAFVAARKILVDRCELKAVITMPSGVFKPYAGVSTAILVFTKVYDKEDKVTEPATQNVWFYEMESDGYSLDDKRNKLDTSGDLQDIVAKFNTRDPETDTDRKNPKGFFVPYQEIKDEKYDLSPSRYKEMVFEEIEYEKPSTILDRLIANEVGDMDEIDLMKVESGIVRELLALKGMVG
- a CDS encoding restriction endonuclease subunit S, which produces MKRVQLGEIADVIAGQSPPSKTYNSVEDGLPFFQGKADFQEKYPKVRMWCNSEKRKEAEPGDILISVRAPVGSVNLCDRLSIIGRGLSAIRPRSGIHAGYLYYFFKINEDRIANLGTGSTFKSITQDILKKIKVPIPFKNGAPDLDHQTRIATLLSKVESLIARRKKSIADLDELLKSTFLEMFGDPVWNEKRWDQKPIDDFVDKYKNGLSPSKNGRVKGKVFTLSSITGNNFREIFKEAFFNGEIKNYYPTENDFLVCRGNGNINLVGKGYFFKGKDTDIIFPDTIISLTISTDKINKSFIDQLWKTRFIRSQIELCARTTSGIFKINQTALKAIRIICPPIEFQNQFAAIVEKIEILKDKYQNSFNDLETLYGALSQKAFNGELDLSRIPTTVDLKSKDIKTVVPQVGESVLTVQDKPDKTPETREQILHRLFNGVISDAKNGALFLDNFWLEAEEKLIDVMDEDAPRLGVADYDLFRDWLFEMLAQGRVVQVFNEQENRMEIRSVS
- the ispG gene encoding flavodoxin-dependent (E)-4-hydroxy-3-methylbut-2-enyl-diphosphate synthase, yielding MPLLKERRKTRQIKVGSQPVGSDAQVSVQSMTNTQTQDVQATVNQILSLEKAGCDIVRAAVPDMEAAKALKEIKENIHIPLIADIHFDWRLAIASAESGVDGLRINPGNIGSADKIKAVVDCAKAHKLPIRIGVNGGSLEKEIEKQFGVTAKGMVESALANIRILEDLGFYDIKVSLKASDVERTVEAYRQLAPLTDVPFHVGVTEAGGLYAGITKSAIGIGMLLSEGIGDTIRVSLTRDPVEEIRTGFEILRALGLRQRGPELISCPTCGRCKINLFKIAEQVEKALLERTARIKVAIMGCVVNGPGEAKEADIGIAGGDGKGILFKKGKVVRKIDQACLVDELIKEIDAMTLNAEEINGKES
- the proS gene encoding proline--tRNA ligase, which gives rise to MGKKVKTAITPTREEDYPQWYQEVVKASDMSENSPVRGCMVIKPWGFAIWENIQRQMDAMFKETGVKNAYFPLFIPLSYLEKEAEHVEGFAKECAVVTHHKLEKGENGGLVPAGELTEPLIVRPTSETIIGESMSKWTSSYRDLPILLNQWANVVRWEMRTRMFLRTSEFLWQEGHTAHATKDEAMDRTLQMLELYAKFVEEHLAMPVVKGRKSESERFPGADDTTCIEAMMQDKRALQAGTSHFLGQNFAKGSNIRFQSESGQEEYAWTTSWGTSTRMIGGMIMVHSDDDGLVVPPRIAPAHVVILPIIKKGADNSGVLESAEELKARLREQTFHGLPVEVEIDNRDIGGARGWDWVKKGIPVRVELGPRDIENNSVFMARRDTGEKKGINREDFINTISDILDDIQKTLFQRAQAFREANTFFIDEKDKFYDLYKKAKGYNNGAFVLAHWCGSGQCEEKIKQDLSVTIRCIPFDSPDEEGTCICCGAKSERRVLFAKAY
- a CDS encoding restriction system-associated AAA family ATPase encodes the protein MILLRLKINEPFRCLQQGFELYFQTEWDRSESRGGFAPYVLAGPNGSGKSNVLEALAAIFYHLACQYLTIRPEGFDYDEEENPQGFRDEKSVPDAFELEYMTFPPVSPEYGDHKVLVHIKIVKVPGSSARVYLLDHPAVDADKPLSRTEAAQMLPEYVLAYSSGENEILSLPFFKMRFINYDTYLYHLTRQSDYPGIEGGMAFLDTQMSQAVLICNFLFQDEEALAPFKRDVGVEGLKQFRIIIRQHHRVTSDDEEAIEYFKGSISDFRSDFMVELTTGLKKESHFKDGSIRKIGIIDRLTHCATCSFYDNETDSLVLDYWVTPETKKAFQNHFFGIIDLFQSFQTLIFLNLYSVSDRLKQDLYRSQSLYVNETVPVPALNERIIRFEDLVLFKQGVTDPVYAKSLSDGEHQFLHTLGLCLLFKDKNALFLLDEPETHFNPDWRSKLISRIRDCFASSYRKTIREMLITTHTPFLISDSEPEKVMIFKKENQIVTVKRPDYNTLGASINKITMKTFDKKETIGGYAQEILNTLKERFKAGEDKETLLEEVNQRLGDSIEKVLFTKTLLDSMEKDKE